A genomic region of Colletotrichum destructivum chromosome 5, complete sequence contains the following coding sequences:
- a CDS encoding uncharacterized protein (Putative zn(2)Cys(6) fungal-type DNA-binding domain, transcription factor domain, fungi), which yields MAPDPETTEAMTPQSTAPSSASAQKRAAAPASTSGSVSGEAQRSKRAKYTPVACNECKKRKLKCIREDHRTACQRCLSNGAECVFVPGPQQTPLRERELTHERDEHVNPTQYRNLSAEVAILREQVTALTSSLRELTGKMAHINTRSPATLGGPQHPNPQYTSETNRRPSEPREPQFVGPTRSAYSLRIAESSLSRVPVQTRDASPTSRSASPAGSARAPSEAPDRRAASAPTDLDKDALLTFEFDEVLRLIDVYQEEIESVYPFTNMREISANLEHILDYARHLQNPSAYPVSPGDHRPKAELKEVQIVKVAIATSIVMEAQGQNAISTKLIDAVEPVVCRVSGEASIDLRELQIITMLSIYWFHCGEELLAWRSIGISGREVLEIGLHRRAILMENFKDPKDRDLALRCFWCVYVLDRRWSFGTSLSFGLIDRDIDPELPEPGDEYPYLRCMVAYGRLCSKVWEALPPFESPSQFIPRDTVAFLDFMTLNWLSSIPEDLQLRHPRLGLAPRVQPRSVHRLRTLLYLRGNHMRTLIHRHHVLSTASIKADMQAARLVTDIALDTIQVLVHLSETSDIYARQQNAFNYFLMSALAVILLAVCHAPGVFAEPCKETFLRAARLVKGFSRHGHASRRLWRTIRGLMPGIKSLGLRGGDPDRGENGSRGTENGVGVGVGGSGEGGGGSMNSTTEAQANGPDHHNAGVNEREGRRVEGLWDAWDTGPPTDGSIPDMYNMGNDLLNLFDAFGHANAGHPAPSDFPVGFFAGGNEQVMSLGDPEEISRRFQGLI from the exons ATGGCCCCGGATCCCGAGACGACGGAGGCCATGACGCCGCAGTCAACGGCGCCAAGCTCCGCATCGGCGCagaagcgcgccgccgcccctgcATCCACATCTGGTTCTGTATCTGGCGAGGCCCAGCGGTCCAAACGAGCCAAGTACACCCCTGTAGCCTG CAATGAGTgcaagaagcgcaagctcAAGTGCATCAGAGAAGACCATCGTACGGCGTGTCAGCGATGTCTTTCCAACGGAGCCGAGTGCGTCTTCGTCCCCGGGCCGCAGCAGACGCCGCTGAGAGAGCGCGAGCTTACCCACGAGAGGGATGAGCATGTCAACCC GACTCAGTACAGGAACCTGAGCGCTGAGGTAGCCATCCTCCGCGAACAGGTTACCGCCTTGACGTCGTCACTTCGGGAACTCACCGGCAAGATGGCGCACATCAACACGCGGTCGCCGGCCACGCTCGGCGGTCCACAGCACCCGAATCCTCAGTACACAAGCGAGACGAACCGGCGGCCCAGCGAGCCAAGAGAACCCCAGTTCGTCGGTCCCACGAGGTCCGCCTACAGCCTCCGCATCGCCGAGTCGTCTCTCTCACGGGTGCCCGTTCAGACGCGCGACGCCTCGCCCACGAGTCGGTCCGCCTCTCCCGCGGGCTCGGCAAGGGCGCCGTCCGAGGCCCCGGACCGCCGtgcggcatcggcgccgacggaTCTCGACAAAGACGCCCTCCTGACGTTCGAGttcgacgaggtcctccgGCTGATCGACGTCTACCAGGAGGAGATCGAGTCCGTCTACCCTTTCACCAACATGAGGGAGATCTCGGCCAACCTGGAGCATATTCTCGACTACGCGAGACACCTGCAGAACCCGTCTGCCTACCCGGTGTCCCCGGGCGATCACCGACCCAAGGCTGAGCTCAAGGAAGTCCAGATTGTCAAGGTCGCCATCGCCACGTCCATTGTGATGGAGGCCCAGGGGCAGAACGCCATCAGCACGAAGCTGATCGACGCGGTGGAGCCCGTCGTCTGCCGTGTCTCCGGGGAGGCGTCCATCGATCTGAGGGAGCTGCAGATCATCACCATGCTG AGCATCTACTGGTTCCACTGtggcgaggagctgctggccTGGAGATCGATCGGCATCtcggggagggaggtgcTGGAGATCGGGCTGCACCGCCGTGCGATCCTCATGGAGAACTTCAAGGACCCCAAGGACCGGGACCTGGCCCTGCGGTGTTTCTGGTGTGTCTACGTGCTGGATCGTCGGTGGAGCTTCGGGACGAGCTTGTCGTTTGGGCTCATCGACAGAGACATCGACCCCGAGCTTCCCGAACCG GGCGATGAGTACCCCTATCTCCGGTGCATGGTCGCGTATGGCAGGCTGTGCTCCAAAGTATGGGAGGCCCTCCCGCCGTTCGAGTCGCCGTCCCAGTTCATCCCCCGGGACACGGTCGCGTTCCTGGACTTCATGACGCTGAACTGGCTCAGCTCGATTCCGGAGGACCTGCAGCTCCGGCACCCTCGCCTGGGCCTCGCGCCGCGGGTCCAGCCGCGCAGCGTGCACCGGCTGCGGACGCTGCTCTACCTGCGCGGGAACCACATGCGGACGCTCATCCACCGGCACCACGTGCTCAGCACGGCGAGCATCAAGGCGGACATGCAGGCCGCGCGGCTTGTGACAGACATCGCGCTGGACACGATCCAGGTGCTTGTGCACTTGAGCGAGACGAGCGACATCTACGCGCGGCAGCAGAACGCATTCAACTACTTCCTCATGAGCGCGCTGGCCGTGATCCTGCTGGCCGTGTGCCACGCGCCGGGCGTCTTCGCGGAGCCGTGCAAGGAGACGTTCCTGCGGGCCGCGCGGCTGGTCAAGGGCTTCTCGCGCCACGGCCACGCGAGCCGGCGGCTGTGGAGGACGATCAGGGGTCTCATGCCCGGCATCAAGTCGCTGGGCCTGCGGGGCGGCGATCCGGACAGAGGGGAAAACGGTTCTCGGGGGACGGagaacggcgtcggcgtcggcgtcggcggcagcggcgagggcggcggtggcagcatGAACTCGACGACCGAGGCACAGGCGAACGGGCCGGATCACCACAACGCCGGCGTCAACGAGcgagaggggaggagggtggaAGGCCTGTGGGACGCCTGGGATACGGGCCCCCCGACGGACGGGTCCATACCGGACATGTACAACATGGGGAATGACCTTTTGAACCTCTTTGACGCGTTCGGGCACGCCAACGCGGGTcacccggcgccgtcggACTTCCCCGTGGGGTTCTTTGCAGGGGGCAACGAGCAGGTCATGTCACTTGGGGATCCGGAGGAGATTTCCCGGCGGTTTCAGGGGCTGATATAA